A region of Culicoides brevitarsis isolate CSIRO-B50_1 chromosome 1, AGI_CSIRO_Cbre_v1, whole genome shotgun sequence DNA encodes the following proteins:
- the LOC134827924 gene encoding putative inorganic phosphate cotransporter isoform X1, whose protein sequence is MVSRSNSTGDRSRNGHVLVYDQADIRPEYERSGSKLGKRHFVTFMLFLGMANAYVMRTNMSVAIVAMVNHTALESEAELVDDECPNTDYGNTTEKQQDGEFVWTATMQAYVLSSFFYGYVLTQIPFGLLAKRYGALHFLGWGMFINSAFAFLVPVAAREGGLFWLCVVRFIQGLGEGPIVPCTHALLAKWIPPNERSRVGAAVYSGAQFGTVISMPLSGLLAEYGFDGGWPSIFYIFGLIGVIWSLAFVWMIYEDPEADKKMDEKERKYITNALWGAAPVTQSPPIPYKSIAFSLPFYAILFAHMGQNYGYETLMTELPSYMNQVLRFSLKANGFLSSLPYLAMWIFSIMISWVADWMISSKRFNHTQTRKIINSIGQYGPAVCLIAASYTGCDRVLTVALLTIGVGLNGGIYSGFKINHLDITPRFAGILMSLTNCTANLAGLLAPITAGILVEGKPTIAAWQKVFFIAAGVYIFCATFYNVFGSGKRQPWDNPANDKMQPTTVVNETSLSTDQQLTQRKSNGRHANDDEETRQ, encoded by the exons atggTTTCACGTTCAAATTCAACTGGAGACAGAAGTCGAAACGGGCATGTGCTCGTGTATGACCAAGCAGATATCCGACCAGAGTATGAGAGATCCGGAA gtaaattGGGAAAACGGCATTTCGTAACGTTCATGTTGTTCCTCGGCATGGCGAATGCGTATGTTATGCGGACAAACATGTCG GTAGCCATTGTTGCCATGGTCAACCATACAGCATTAGAGTCAGAAGCAGAACTAGTCGATGATGAATGTCCGAATACAGATTACGGAAATACAACG gagaAACAACAAGATGGCGAGTTTGTGTGGACAGCAACGATGCAGGCGTATGTCTTGTCATCCTTCTTCTATGGCTACGTGTTAACTCAG ATTCCTTTCGGATTGCTCGCAAAACGTTACGGTGCCTTGCATTTCCTCGGCTGGGGAATGTTCATTAATTCCGCATTTGCTTTTTTGGTGCCCGTGGCGGCGCGCGAAGGAGGATTGTTCTGGTTGTGCGTCGTGCGTTTCATTCAGGGCTTGGGCGAGGGACCAATTGTGCCGTGTACTCATGCCTTGCTCGCGAAATGGATTCCGCCGAATGAGAGAAGTCGCGTTGGAGCGGCAGTTTATTCGGGCGCGCAGTTTGGAACTGTTATTTCGATGCCGTTGTCTGGATTGCTCGCGGAATACGGATTTGATGGAGGCTGGCCCTcgattttctacatttttggATTGATTGGCGTCATTTGGTCTTTGGCATTTGTATGGATGATCTACGAAGATCCCGAAGCTGATAAGAAAATGGATGAGAAGGAGCGGAAATATATCACGAATGCGCTTTGGGGAGCAGCTCCTGTCACG cAATCGCCGCCAATTCCATACAAATCGATCGCGTTTTCGTTGCCTTTCTATGCGATTTTGTTCGCTCACATGGGTCAGAATTACGGTTACGAAACTTTGATGACTGAATTGCCTTCCTACATGAACCAAGTTTTGCGATTCTCATTGAAAGCt aACGGTTTCCTCTCGTCACTCCCATACCTCGCAATGTGGATTTTCTCCATTATGATTTCTTGGGTAGCTGACTGGATGATTTCCTCGAAACGCTTTAACCACACACAAACTCGTAAAATTATCAACAGCATTGGGCAATATGGTCCCGCTGTGTGCCTAATTGCCGCTTCCTACACTGGCTGCGATCGTGTGCTAACTGTTGCGTTGCTCACAATTGGCGTCGGCTTGAATGGCGGCATCTATTCCGGCTTCAAAATTAACCATTTGGATATTACTCCGCGTTTCGCTGGCATTCTCATGTCACTCACAAACTGCACCGCTAATTTGGCGGGACTTCTTGCGCCAATCACGGCGGGAATTTTGGTCGAAGgaaag cCCACAATTGCGGCATGGCAAAAAGTATTCTTCATCGCTGCCGGCGTTTATATTTTCTGTGCCACATTCTACAATGTCTTCGGTAGCGGCAAACGTCAGCCATGGGACAATCCGGCAAATGATAAAATGCAACCGACTACCGTGGTTAACGAAACGTCGCTCAGCACAGACCAGCAACTGACACAACGGAAGAGTAACGGCAGACATGCGAACGACGATGAGGAAACAAGACAGTGA
- the LOC134827924 gene encoding putative inorganic phosphate cotransporter isoform X2: MTFTKEMEAKASKEGQQKDPMQSKLGKRHFVTFMLFLGMANAYVMRTNMSVAIVAMVNHTALESEAELVDDECPNTDYGNTTEKQQDGEFVWTATMQAYVLSSFFYGYVLTQIPFGLLAKRYGALHFLGWGMFINSAFAFLVPVAAREGGLFWLCVVRFIQGLGEGPIVPCTHALLAKWIPPNERSRVGAAVYSGAQFGTVISMPLSGLLAEYGFDGGWPSIFYIFGLIGVIWSLAFVWMIYEDPEADKKMDEKERKYITNALWGAAPVTQSPPIPYKSIAFSLPFYAILFAHMGQNYGYETLMTELPSYMNQVLRFSLKANGFLSSLPYLAMWIFSIMISWVADWMISSKRFNHTQTRKIINSIGQYGPAVCLIAASYTGCDRVLTVALLTIGVGLNGGIYSGFKINHLDITPRFAGILMSLTNCTANLAGLLAPITAGILVEGKPTIAAWQKVFFIAAGVYIFCATFYNVFGSGKRQPWDNPANDKMQPTTVVNETSLSTDQQLTQRKSNGRHANDDEETRQ; encoded by the exons gtaaattGGGAAAACGGCATTTCGTAACGTTCATGTTGTTCCTCGGCATGGCGAATGCGTATGTTATGCGGACAAACATGTCG GTAGCCATTGTTGCCATGGTCAACCATACAGCATTAGAGTCAGAAGCAGAACTAGTCGATGATGAATGTCCGAATACAGATTACGGAAATACAACG gagaAACAACAAGATGGCGAGTTTGTGTGGACAGCAACGATGCAGGCGTATGTCTTGTCATCCTTCTTCTATGGCTACGTGTTAACTCAG ATTCCTTTCGGATTGCTCGCAAAACGTTACGGTGCCTTGCATTTCCTCGGCTGGGGAATGTTCATTAATTCCGCATTTGCTTTTTTGGTGCCCGTGGCGGCGCGCGAAGGAGGATTGTTCTGGTTGTGCGTCGTGCGTTTCATTCAGGGCTTGGGCGAGGGACCAATTGTGCCGTGTACTCATGCCTTGCTCGCGAAATGGATTCCGCCGAATGAGAGAAGTCGCGTTGGAGCGGCAGTTTATTCGGGCGCGCAGTTTGGAACTGTTATTTCGATGCCGTTGTCTGGATTGCTCGCGGAATACGGATTTGATGGAGGCTGGCCCTcgattttctacatttttggATTGATTGGCGTCATTTGGTCTTTGGCATTTGTATGGATGATCTACGAAGATCCCGAAGCTGATAAGAAAATGGATGAGAAGGAGCGGAAATATATCACGAATGCGCTTTGGGGAGCAGCTCCTGTCACG cAATCGCCGCCAATTCCATACAAATCGATCGCGTTTTCGTTGCCTTTCTATGCGATTTTGTTCGCTCACATGGGTCAGAATTACGGTTACGAAACTTTGATGACTGAATTGCCTTCCTACATGAACCAAGTTTTGCGATTCTCATTGAAAGCt aACGGTTTCCTCTCGTCACTCCCATACCTCGCAATGTGGATTTTCTCCATTATGATTTCTTGGGTAGCTGACTGGATGATTTCCTCGAAACGCTTTAACCACACACAAACTCGTAAAATTATCAACAGCATTGGGCAATATGGTCCCGCTGTGTGCCTAATTGCCGCTTCCTACACTGGCTGCGATCGTGTGCTAACTGTTGCGTTGCTCACAATTGGCGTCGGCTTGAATGGCGGCATCTATTCCGGCTTCAAAATTAACCATTTGGATATTACTCCGCGTTTCGCTGGCATTCTCATGTCACTCACAAACTGCACCGCTAATTTGGCGGGACTTCTTGCGCCAATCACGGCGGGAATTTTGGTCGAAGgaaag cCCACAATTGCGGCATGGCAAAAAGTATTCTTCATCGCTGCCGGCGTTTATATTTTCTGTGCCACATTCTACAATGTCTTCGGTAGCGGCAAACGTCAGCCATGGGACAATCCGGCAAATGATAAAATGCAACCGACTACCGTGGTTAACGAAACGTCGCTCAGCACAGACCAGCAACTGACACAACGGAAGAGTAACGGCAGACATGCGAACGACGATGAGGAAACAAGACAGTGA